In Ciconia boyciana chromosome 3, ASM3463844v1, whole genome shotgun sequence, a genomic segment contains:
- the PPM1B gene encoding protein phosphatase 1B isoform X4, whose amino-acid sequence MGAFLDKPKTEKHNAHGAGNGLRYGLSSMQGWRVEMEDAHTAVVGIPHGLEDWSFFAVYDGHAGSRVANYCSTHLLEHITNNEDFRATEKPGSALEPSVENVKSGIRTGFLKIDEYMRNFSDLRNGMDRSGSTAVGVMISPEHVYFINCGDSRAVLYRNGQVCFSTQDHKPCNPREKERIQNAGGSVMIQRVNGSLAVSRALGDYDYKCVDGKGPTEQLVSPEPEVCEILRAEEDEFIILACDGIWDVMSNEELCEFVKSRLEVSDDLEKVCNWVVDTCLHKGSRDNMSIVLVCFSNAPKVSDEAVKKDAELDKYLESRVEGVILLKLCIVG is encoded by the exons ATGGGTGCATTTTTGGATAAaccaaaaactgaaaaacataatGCTCATGGTGCAGGGAATGGCTTGCGTTATGGCCTCAGCAGTATGCAGGGATGGAGAGTGGAAATGGAAGATGCTCACACAGCTGTTGTAGGTATTCCCCATGGCTTAGAGGACTGGTCCTTTTTTGCTGTCTATGATGGTCACGCGGGATCTCGTGTTGCAAATTATTGCTCCACGCACTTATTAGAACACATCACTAACAATGAAGACTTTAGGGCGACAGAAAAACCTGGATCTGCTCTTGAACCTTCAGTGGAAAATGTCAAGAGTGGAATCAGAACTGGCTTTTTGAAAATTGATGAGTATATGCGCAATTTCTCAGACCTCAGAAATGGCATGGACAGAAGTGGCTCAACAGCAGTGGGAGTTATGATTTCACCTGAGCATGTATACTTTATCAATTGTGGTGATTCACGTGCTGTTCTCTATAGGAATGGACAAGTCTGTTTTTCAACACAGGATCACAAACCTTGCAACCCAAGGGAGAAGGAGCGAATCCAGAATGCAGGAGGCAGTGTAATGATTCAGCGTGTTAATGGTTCATTGGCAGTTTCTCGAGCTCTGGGGGACTATGACTACAAATGTGTTGATGGTAAAGGCCCTACAGAACAACTTGTTTCTCCAGAGCCTGAGGTTTGTGAGATTTTAAGGGCAGAAGAAGATGAGTTTATCATCTTGGCTTGTGATGGAATCTGGGATGTAATGAGCAATGAAGAGCTCTGTGAATTTGTTAAGTCTAGACTTGAAGTATCAGATGACCTGGAAAAAGTGTGCAATTGGGTAGTGGACACTTGTTTACATAAG GGGAGTCGTGATAACATGAGTATCGTActagtttgtttttcaaatgctcCTAAGGTCTCAGATGAGGCGGTGAAAAAAGATGCCGAGTTGGATAAGTACTTGGAATCACGGGTTGAAG